One Misgurnus anguillicaudatus chromosome 19, ASM2758022v2, whole genome shotgun sequence genomic region harbors:
- the LOC129423115 gene encoding uncharacterized protein isoform X1, producing the protein MLMLVKEELEKMTDPQPCIIKQEDTEEQIDMMGINTHQLELSKADETHYNIKTIKNVDHIMTQNVEKPFTCHHCGKSFTSASDLRRHWRTHTGEKHVTCHLCGKRFRDKSNLKDHERIHTGEKPFTCHECKKCFRSKGNLTTHMKIHTGAKPHACFQCGKSFSMECHLKKHMITHSEKKPHACLQCEKSFRDKRGLETHVRSHTGVKPFICSQCEKGFTSEVALKTHMRIHTGEKPFTCQHCEKSFRSKVNLTAHLIVHTGEKPFTCHHCGKSFRRKGNLDAHVIIHTGEKPYICFQCEKGFTSQGGLKEHMRIHTGEKPFKCHHCGKSFRNKVNLNAHVRIHTGETPFTCHECGKSFVNKGNLKKHMSVHTEEKPFACDQCEKRFRSKVNLNAHMRIHTAEKPFASVRNHQSFYS; encoded by the exons atgttgatgctggtgaaagaggagcttgagaagatgacagaTCCACAACCATGCATAATAAAGCAAGAAGAtactgaggaacaaatag atatgatggGAATAAACACACATCAACTTGAACTGAGTAAAGCTGATGAAACGCAttataatattaaaacaataaaaaatgtggatCACATCATGACTCAAAATGTAGAGAAACCATTCACATGTCAtcactgtggaaagagttttacatCTGCAAGTGACCTTAGAAGACATTGGAGaactcacactggagaaaaacatGTCACGTGTCATCTCTGTGGAAAGAGATTCAGAGATAAAAGTAACCTTAAGGACCACGAAAgaattcacaccggagagaaaccgttcacatgccatgagtgtaaaaaatgtttcagaAGTAAAGGCAACCTTACAACACACATGAAAATTCACACAGGAGCGAAACCTCATGCGTgctttcagtgtggaaagagtttcagtaTGGAGTGCCACCTTAAGAAACACATGATAACTCACAGCGAAAAGAAACCTCACGCATGTCTTCaatgtgaaaagagtttcagagATAAACGTGGACTTGAGACTCACGTGAGAAGTCACACTGGAGTGAAACCCTTCATatgctctcagtgtgaaaaGGGTTTTACAAGTGAAGTTGCTCTTAAGacacacatgagaattcacaccggAGAAAAACCGTTCACATGTCAAcactgtgaaaagagtttcagaaGTAAAGTTAACCTTACCGCACACTTGATcgttcacaccggagagaaaccattCACATGCCAtcactgtggaaagagtttcagaagaAAAGGTAACCTTGACGCACACGTGAtcattcacactggagagaaaccttacatatGCTTTCAGTGTGAAAAGGGTTTCACAAGTCAAGGCGGTCTTAAGGAACACATGAGAATCCACACTGGTGAAAAACCATTCAAATGCCATCACTGTGGAAAAAGTTTCAGAAATAAAGTTAACCTTAACGCACATGTGAggattcacaccggagagacaccgttcacatgccatgagtgtggaaagagttttgtAAATAAAGGCAACCTTAAGAAACACATGAGCGTTCACACTGAAGAGAAGCCATTCGCATGTGATCAGTGTGAAAAAAGATTCAGAAGTAAAGTTAACCTTAATGcacacatgagaattcacactgcaGAGAAACCATTCGCAAGTGTCAGAAATCACCAAAGCTTTTATTCTTGA
- the LOC129423115 gene encoding uncharacterized protein isoform X2 translates to MLMLVKEELEKMTDPQPCRIKNEDTEEQIDMMGINTHQLELSKADETHYNIKTIKNVDHIMTQNVEKPFTCHHCGKSFTSASDLRRHWRTHTGEKHVTCHLCGKRFRDKSNLKDHERIHTGEKPFTCHECKKCFRSKGNLTTHMKIHTGAKPHACFQCGKSFSMECHLKKHMITHSEKKPHACLQCEKSFRDKRGLETHVRSHTGVKPFICSQCEKGFTSEVALKTHMRIHTGEKPFTCQHCEKSFRSKVNLTAHLIVHTGEKPFTCHHCGKSFRRKGNLDAHVIIHTGEKPYICFQCEKGFTSQGGLKEHMRIHTGEKPFKCHHCGKSFRNKVNLNAHVRIHTGETPFTCHECGKSFVNKGNLKKHMSVHTEEKPFACDQCEKRFRSKVNLNAHMRIHTAEKPFASVRNHQSFYS, encoded by the exons ATGTTGATGctggtgaaagaggagcttgagaagatgacagatccacaaccatgcagaataaagaatgaagatactgaggaacaaatag atatgatggGAATAAACACACATCAACTTGAACTGAGTAAAGCTGATGAAACGCAttataatattaaaacaataaaaaatgtggatCACATCATGACTCAAAATGTAGAGAAACCATTCACATGTCAtcactgtggaaagagttttacatCTGCAAGTGACCTTAGAAGACATTGGAGaactcacactggagaaaaacatGTCACGTGTCATCTCTGTGGAAAGAGATTCAGAGATAAAAGTAACCTTAAGGACCACGAAAgaattcacaccggagagaaaccgttcacatgccatgagtgtaaaaaatgtttcagaAGTAAAGGCAACCTTACAACACACATGAAAATTCACACAGGAGCGAAACCTCATGCGTgctttcagtgtggaaagagtttcagtaTGGAGTGCCACCTTAAGAAACACATGATAACTCACAGCGAAAAGAAACCTCACGCATGTCTTCaatgtgaaaagagtttcagagATAAACGTGGACTTGAGACTCACGTGAGAAGTCACACTGGAGTGAAACCCTTCATatgctctcagtgtgaaaaGGGTTTTACAAGTGAAGTTGCTCTTAAGacacacatgagaattcacaccggAGAAAAACCGTTCACATGTCAAcactgtgaaaagagtttcagaaGTAAAGTTAACCTTACCGCACACTTGATcgttcacaccggagagaaaccattCACATGCCAtcactgtggaaagagtttcagaagaAAAGGTAACCTTGACGCACACGTGAtcattcacactggagagaaaccttacatatGCTTTCAGTGTGAAAAGGGTTTCACAAGTCAAGGCGGTCTTAAGGAACACATGAGAATCCACACTGGTGAAAAACCATTCAAATGCCATCACTGTGGAAAAAGTTTCAGAAATAAAGTTAACCTTAACGCACATGTGAggattcacaccggagagacaccgttcacatgccatgagtgtggaaagagttttgtAAATAAAGGCAACCTTAAGAAACACATGAGCGTTCACACTGAAGAGAAGCCATTCGCATGTGATCAGTGTGAAAAAAGATTCAGAAGTAAAGTTAACCTTAATGcacacatgagaattcacactgcaGAGAAACCATTCGCAAGTGTCAGAAATCACCAAAGCTTTTATTCTTGA